From the genome of Dermatophilaceae bacterium Soc4.6:
CCCCGGTCTCGGTCGCTTCCAGGATCGGGACCATCAGCAGCCGCTCCACGACCCGCTTCCACCCCGCACTGGTGATGACGACCAAGTCGTCATCGTTGGAGCCCAACTCCTCCTCCGCAATCTCCTCGTCGGTCTGCTCGACCTGAAGCCCCAGCTCCTTCCGGAAGCCCTGAGACCACGTCATCTGACGCCGACCCTTCGACCCCTTCTCGTACTCGTGCCACAGGTCGAGCGCGTCAGCGTCGCCCGCCTCCGACGCCGCATCGAGCAGCGACCACGCCGGGCGAGTGCCCAGGGCGTCCCGCACGCTCTTGGTCTGGGAGCCCGTGAACTCGTACGCGATCCGGTCCCCGCCGTGGACCGCCTTCGTGAAGTAGCGGCCCAGGTCGGCATCCGCCGCCCCATCGATCAGCCGGGCATCCTGACCCACCATCAGCGGCTTGGCCAGCCCCACCGACTGGAGGCCCCCAGACCACCGAGCGAACATGCCCGCGTGGAGTGCCTGGACCTCCGGAGCGACCAGGGCGGGAGCGAAGAAGACGAGCGAGTGCACGTGGACGTGCCAGCCATTCCGACCGTGGGTGACCTCCACAACGCGCATCCAGCCAGCGACCCCATGCCTCGCCTTGTCCGTCGTCCAGCCCTTGCCACCCGTCACCCGGCCCCACGCCTTGCTCAGCCCGTCCCAGAGGGTCGCCAGACGCTGGCCCTTCCGGTGCCGCATGGTCAGGGTCACGAAGCCGACCCGACCGCCGAGCGCCTGCCAGATCTCGACCGCGGCCCCGATCTCGACCCTCCGGCGAGCCATGACCTTCGACGAGCACACCGGGTCGGCCCAGACCGACCCGCAGGACTGCAAACCGGCAAATCCGGCGACGTGAGCCCGCTCCCGGACC
Proteins encoded in this window:
- a CDS encoding protein rep yields the protein MRHCGRAEVATALGVTVRERAHVAGFAGLQSCGSVWADPVCSSKVMARRRVEIGAAVEIWQALGGRVGFVTLTMRHRKGQRLATLWDGLSKAWGRVTGGKGWTTDKARHGVAGWMRVVEVTHGRNGWHVHVHSLVFFAPALVAPEVQALHAGMFARWSGGLQSVGLAKPLMVGQDARLIDGAADADLGRYFTKAVHGGDRIAYEFTGSQTKSVRDALGTRPAWSLLDAASEAGDADALDLWHEYEKGSKGRRQMTWSQGFRKELGLQVEQTDEEIAEEELGSNDDDLVVITSAGWKRVVERLLMVPILEATETG